A window of the Pungitius pungitius chromosome 3, fPunPun2.1, whole genome shotgun sequence genome harbors these coding sequences:
- the LOC119214967 gene encoding uncharacterized protein LOC119214967 isoform X2 produces MIISIHFTLLFFWVSQDLVSCVNLTVPVNFLPVALGDSLTLNCTYNCSIGFIRGCWSKGSDNSPCLGTITKSSLCSTSLHLSNVSADDLKKNYTCYTVATDKPQLPRTTELLVLLQPQAQSAPNSTAMPKLSVTENVLPANPKNTTEGEFTGIKVLATVTAAVAALLAALAVYLWLSQNKQNPDDKGEPFVSRSGSPLLLHAAPKPVKGSLSIQSERVRIHAPDNESDTEVPYADIMITIRGVSTPELTQVGYLAAGDQKLWGDESRCHLQASRSADRLHVPQPREVSRKMSTNSEYAIITYA; encoded by the exons ATGATAATCTCCATCCACTtcactttgctctttttttgggtctcacaag ATTTGGTGAGCTGCGTTAATTTGACGGTACCGGTTAATTTCTTGCCTGTAGCGTTAGGTGATTCTCTAACATTAAACTGCACGTACAATTGCTCCATTGGATTTATTCGTGGCTGTTGGAGCAAAGGATCAGACAACTCTCCTTGCCTCGGGACAATAACCAAAAGCAGCTTGTGCTCCACATCCCTTCATCTATCAAATGTGTCTGCTGATGATCTTAAGAAGAACTACACTTGCTACACAGTGGCTACAGATAAACCTCAACTGCCACGAACAACAGAGctccttgttttattgcaaCCTCAAG CTCAAAGTGCCCCCAACTCGACAGCTATGCCAAAGCTGAGTGTAACAGAGAACG TGCTTCCTGCTAACCCTAAAAACACAACTGAAG GAGAATTTACTGGCATTAAGGTTTTAGCGACAGTtactgctgctgtggctgcgtTGCTTGCGGCGTTAGCCGTTTACCTGTGGCTGAGCCAGAACAAACAGAACCCGGACGATAAAG GGGAGCCATTTGTGTCCAGATCAGG CTCACCTCTACTTCTTCACGCTGCCCCCAAACCAGTAAAGg GGTCACTGTCAATACAAAGTGAAAGAGTGAGGATTCATGCACCAG ATAACGAGAGTGACACCGAGGTCCCATATGCTGACATCATGATCACCATCCGAGGTGTCAGTACACCCGAGCTCACTCAGGTCGGCTACCTGGCTGCTGGAGATCAAAAG ttGTGGGGAGATGAATCAAGGTGTCACCTGCAGGCGTCACGTTCAGCTGACCGACTGCATGTCCCACAGCCCAGAGAAGTCAGCCGCAAGATGAGCACAAACTCTGAATATGCAATCATCACATATGCATGA
- the LOC134102875 gene encoding neurogranin-like isoform X2: MDCHNEECSRPQEEEDIMDIPLDDPEANRAAAKIQAGFRGHMTRKKMKPEDKAEGEERQEDRGQ; this comes from the exons ATGGACTGTCACAAC gaggagtgCAGCCGGccccaggaagaggaggacatcATGGACATCCCCCTGGACGACCCCGAGGCCAACAGGGCTGCTGCAAAGATCCAGGCTGGTTTCCGTGGCCACATGACCCGCAAGAAGATGAAGCCCGAGGACAAAGCggaaggggaggag AGGCAGGAGGATCGGGGGCAGTAG
- the LOC119214967 gene encoding uncharacterized protein LOC119214967 isoform X1, with protein sequence MIISIHFTLLFFWVSQDLVSCVNLTVPVNFLPVALGDSLTLNCTYNCSIGFIRGCWSKGSDNSPCLGTITKSSLCSTSLHLSNVSADDLKKNYTCYTVATDKPQLPRTTELLVLLQPQAQSAPNSTAMPKLSVTENAVLPANPKNTTEGEFTGIKVLATVTAAVAALLAALAVYLWLSQNKQNPDDKGEPFVSRSGSPLLLHAAPKPVKGSLSIQSERVRIHAPDNESDTEVPYADIMITIRGVSTPELTQVGYLAAGDQKLWGDESRCHLQASRSADRLHVPQPREVSRKMSTNSEYAIITYA encoded by the exons ATGATAATCTCCATCCACTtcactttgctctttttttgggtctcacaag ATTTGGTGAGCTGCGTTAATTTGACGGTACCGGTTAATTTCTTGCCTGTAGCGTTAGGTGATTCTCTAACATTAAACTGCACGTACAATTGCTCCATTGGATTTATTCGTGGCTGTTGGAGCAAAGGATCAGACAACTCTCCTTGCCTCGGGACAATAACCAAAAGCAGCTTGTGCTCCACATCCCTTCATCTATCAAATGTGTCTGCTGATGATCTTAAGAAGAACTACACTTGCTACACAGTGGCTACAGATAAACCTCAACTGCCACGAACAACAGAGctccttgttttattgcaaCCTCAAG CTCAAAGTGCCCCCAACTCGACAGCTATGCCAAAGCTGAGTGTAACAGAGAACG CAGTGCTTCCTGCTAACCCTAAAAACACAACTGAAG GAGAATTTACTGGCATTAAGGTTTTAGCGACAGTtactgctgctgtggctgcgtTGCTTGCGGCGTTAGCCGTTTACCTGTGGCTGAGCCAGAACAAACAGAACCCGGACGATAAAG GGGAGCCATTTGTGTCCAGATCAGG CTCACCTCTACTTCTTCACGCTGCCCCCAAACCAGTAAAGg GGTCACTGTCAATACAAAGTGAAAGAGTGAGGATTCATGCACCAG ATAACGAGAGTGACACCGAGGTCCCATATGCTGACATCATGATCACCATCCGAGGTGTCAGTACACCCGAGCTCACTCAGGTCGGCTACCTGGCTGCTGGAGATCAAAAG ttGTGGGGAGATGAATCAAGGTGTCACCTGCAGGCGTCACGTTCAGCTGACCGACTGCATGTCCCACAGCCCAGAGAAGTCAGCCGCAAGATGAGCACAAACTCTGAATATGCAATCATCACATATGCATGA
- the LOC134127041 gene encoding uncharacterized protein K04H4.2-like — protein MESPADLVLRDTTAQREPFYLCPVIQGHMLRSRTLLSASPVCQAGFYCPERTGFDLRGCPEGTYGPDPGYWSVSQCRQCDGGHYCSSRNGTAVTGQCQEGYYCSHGNTSPQPRSQAGGYFCPEGSAAPRHCPLGTIGTEDGRASCSACPQGFYCPGRRNGSLSTTYECPAGHYCPSGTWSKHQYPCPAGSINPHTRMAQPQDCLPCPAGYFCLTPGMRAASGQCDAGYYCLSGARSPTPDDGGTTGDRCPEGHYCPQGSSAPLPCPLGHYSNTTKNSYLSNCLPCPPGFICGTRGLSLPSNICPAGSYCPGRENSGQQASSPCPPGNMCPPGSDRPVPCVPGTFQDLHGQVSKTSINSS, from the exons ATGGAGTCACCGGCGGACCTTGTCCTGAGGGATACTACTGCCCAGAGGGAACCGTTCTACCTGTGCCCTGTGATCCAGGGACATATGTTGCGGTCACGCACGCTACTCAGTGCGAGCCCTGTGTGCCAGGCTG GCTTTTATTGCCCCGAAAGGACTGGATTCGACTTGAGAGGCTGTCCAGAGGGAACCTACGGCCCGGATCCTGGCTACTGGTCTGTTTCTCAGTGCAGGCAGTGTGACGGCGGCCATTACTGCTCTTCCAGAAATGGCACAGCTGTCACTGGACAATGTCAGGAAGGATATTACTGCTCACACGGAAACACTTCTCCCCAACCTCGGTCCCAGGCTGGCG GTTATTTCTGTCCCGAGGGCTCTGCGGCTCCTCGCCACTGCCCCTTGGGGACCATCGGTACGGAGGATGGTAGAGCCAGCTGCAGTGCCTGTCCTCAGGG tttttattgtcctggcaGACGTAATGGCTCTCTGTCGACGACTTATGAGTGTCCAGCAGGTCATTACTGCCCGTCCGGGACCTGGTCCAAACACCAGTACCCGTGTCCAGCTGGATCCATCAACCCCCACACTCGGATGGCACAACCCCAGGACTGCTTGCCCTGCCCTGCAG GCTACTTCTGTTTGACCCCTGGGATGAGGGCTGCATCAGGCCAGTGTGACGCAGGGTACTACTGCCTCTCTGGGGCCCGGTCGCCCACACCGGATGACGGAGGGACGACGGGTGACAGATGTCCTGAAGGCCATTACTGTCCCCAGGGTTCCTCAGCACCACTGCCCTGTCCCCTAGGGCATTACAGCAACACAACCAAAAACAGTTATCTCTCCAACTGTCTGCCTTGCCCTCCAG GTTTTATCTGTGGCACCAGAgggctctctctcccttctaaTATCTGCCCAGCTGGCTCTTACTGTCCAGGCAGAGAAAACAGCGGCCAGCAGGCCTCTTCACCTTGTCCACCTGGAAACATGTGTCCACCTGGATCTGACAGACCTGTACCCTGCGTACCAGGGACCTTCCAGGATTTACACGGACAGGTGAGCAAGACGAGCATTAACAGTTCATAA
- the LOC119217575 gene encoding RE1-silencing transcription factor: MSVPFCNTHLRIPRGFGTLLEGLAREVLRDQPKDIPKYAAQYFSALLKQKEDSGMDPAEWEAKLEDMYHNNAFKAPGAIPEKYPATEVMMSNEQSKDHLTEDESSYSGETFDLSTTQGTSREELDLTASTEGYEEKDDIMEKHVFLPEKGISEEETVIVLPAGDCLNRTEEKDPTTNTFDHVDRAAVASDQDMPQSELLPTDVSSFRAIMNMDVCAQDLRMAEDDGGDQQETGVVNEEIINSEGLTYTDSEAKVEVLPHAGQADVDVCATELGATERTIEGDNAEYDEDSSNPQPEDTVEQSSFETPDRNQHEFKGQVEKENAEETETETSPGEITEGSAHRKGPLINNAEPKEDSLVEISLDDVPEDPQINDEFEDKQQDEEVSQDNVLETHLEDESKEVTLLSTDKHISGTQDQDEIEMTGVKKVINSEGGHMKSQQEEFHMMKERVDTNYSNLNDSDDEKLKRVRTGSSHRPTTKAGEENPEDETDQNEHNEKIMKGKFHQNEDMEEDAESSNPYYKEDETAGIVGGDNGDINTEGYDEVEDHLFGVTGSNVSTAATEVETLEASAQHLLEEDEEGQRTPAEPQPENAVVENEVTSKEISSKERDLVEEGNIDSEIEKKNNAMCDEGSSIIPTESADWPAASHQGEEQTLETIGDKVTFYAFFSMRNTCTVAAHHISSTRIRRQRVTVHTILYCFPSCLR, translated from the exons ATGTCGGTACCTTTCTGCAACACGCACCTGCGGATCCCGCGAGGGTTTGGGACCCTCCTGGAGGGCTTGGCCCGGGAGGTCCTGCGGGACCAGCCCAAAGACATACCTAAATATGCCGCACAGTATTTCTCTGCTCTTCTCAAGCAAAAAGAGG ACAGTGGAATGGACCCAGCTGAGTGGGAAGCTAAACTTGAAGACATGTACCACAACAATGCATTTAAGGCTCCTGGG GCTATTCCTGAAAAATATCCTGCAACAGAAGTGATGATGTCCAA CGAGCAATCAAAGGATCACCTAACAGAAGATGAATCCAGTTATTCGGGAGAAACCTTCGATCTTTCTACAACACAAGGCACAAGCAGAGAAGAACTTGATTTAACAGCAAGCACAGAAGGATATGAGGAAAAAGATGACATCATGGAGAAACACGTTTTTTTACCGGAAAAGGGAATTTCAGAAGAGGAAACAGTCATTGTGCTCCCAGCTGGAGATTGtttgaacagaacagaagaaaaggaCCCAACAACTAATACATTTGATCACGTTGACAGGGCAGCTGTGGCCTCAGATCAAGATATGCCCCAGTCAGAGTTATTGCCCACTGACGTGTCATCATTCAGAGCGATTATGAACATGGATGTGTGTGCTCAGGATTTGAGAATGGCAGAAGATGACGGAGGTGATCAACAAGAGACTGGAGTGGTAAATGAGGAAATTATAAACTCAGAAGGACTGACATATACTGACAGTGAAGCTAAAGTGGAAGTCCTCCCGCATGCCGGACAAGCTGATGTGGATGTGTGTGCTACCGAGCTTGGAGCAACAGAAAGAACAATTGAAGGAGACAATGCTGAATATGATGAAGACAGTTCAAATCCCCAACCTGAAGACACAGTTGAACAATCATCTTTTGAAACTCCTGACCGCAATCAACATGAATTTAAAGGTCAGGTCGAAAAAGAAAATGCGGAAGAAACAGAGACTGAGACTTCTCCCGGGGAAATAACTGAAGGTTCAGCTCATCGTAAGGGTCCTTTAATTAATAATGCTGAACCAAAAGAGGATTCATTGGTTGAGATAAGCTTAGATGATGTTCCAGAAGATCCGCAAATTAATGATGAGTTTGAGGATAAACAGCAAGATGAAGAGGTCTCACAAGACAATGTATTAGAAACGCACCTGGAGGACGAGTCCAAAGAAGTTACTTTATTGTCAACAGACAAACATATATCTGGCACACAAGACCAAGATGAAATTGAAATGACCGGGGTTAAAAAAGTCATTAATTCTGAAGGGGGGCACATGAAAAGTCAGCAGGAAGAATTTCATATGATGAAAGAGAGGGTGGACACAAATTACTCTAATTTAAATGATAGTGATGACGAGAAGCTCAAACGTGTTAGAACTGGCTCATCACATCGGCCCACCACCAAGGCAGGTGAAGAAAACCCAGAGGATGAAACTGATCAGAATGAACATAATGAGAAGATAATGAAAGGCAAATTTCATCAGAATGAGGATATGGAAGAGGACGCAGAGTCAAGCAACCCTTACTACAAAGAAGATGAGACTGCAGGCATTGTTGGAGGAGACAATGGGGACATAAATACAGAAGGTTATGATGAAGTGGAGGATCATTTGTTTGGAGTCACTGGGTCAAATGTATCAACTGCTGCAACGGAGGTGGAAACTTTAGAGGCAAGTGCACAACATCTattagaggaggacgaggagggtcAGAGGACACCTGCTGAGCCACAGCCGGAGAATGCAGTGGTAGAAAACGAGGTCACATCAAAGGAGATAAGTTCAAAAGAAAGGGACCTTGTAGAAGAAGGAAACATTGATTCTGAAATTGAAAAGAAGAATAATGCAATGTGTGATGAAGGCAGCAGCATCATCCCCACTGAAAGTGCAGACTGGCCGGCTGCAAGTCACCAAGGAGAGGAACAGACACTTGAAACGATTGGTGACAAGGTAACGTTTTATGCTTTCTTCTCAATGCGAAATACATGCACCGTCGCAGCTCACCACATCTCCTCCACTCGTATCAGAAGACAGAGAGTAACTGTTCACACAATTTTATACTGTTTCCCTTCCTGTCTCAGGTAG
- the LOC134102875 gene encoding neurogranin-like isoform X1 has translation MDCHNEECSRPQEEEDIMDIPLDDPEANRAAAKIQAGFRGHMTRKKMKPEDKAEGEEVSSTGDVLNGSEGDTEAGGSGAVERDDTSVPEQ, from the exons ATGGACTGTCACAAC gaggagtgCAGCCGGccccaggaagaggaggacatcATGGACATCCCCCTGGACGACCCCGAGGCCAACAGGGCTGCTGCAAAGATCCAGGCTGGTTTCCGTGGCCACATGACCCGCAAGAAGATGAAGCCCGAGGACAAAGCggaaggggaggaggtgagCAGCACCGGGGATGTGCTCAACGGCAGCGAGGGGGACACAG AGGCAGGAGGATCGGGGGCAGTAGAGAGAGACGACACATCTGTGCCAGAGCAGTGA
- the LOC134126981 gene encoding signal peptide, CUB and EGF-like domain-containing protein 1: protein MGPCFSGYYCVGGATEAKPTDGETGSICPPGAYCVEGSGEPDLCPSGTFSSVPGLSSRAGCQKCTAGFYCKGAGLKAPTGPCSQGFWCPPGQSVATALPCPSSHFCSQGSAAPVPCPSGTYQDREQQSACAVCEAGYYCDLRLSNVSILRPCPKGHYCPAGTARPNLCPIGSFNPRERTHSIAGCTPCAAGHYCPFVGLSEPAGSCNAGYWCRGGASSPSPLDGVSGSLCSPGQYCPTGTTAPMACPQGSWSNTSGLRNREDCAPCLGGFYCNSVGLTKPSGPCVAGYTMLWNKCSRANVVVCNFPVFLPSFLPSF from the exons ATGGGTCCCTGCTTCTCTGGGTATTACTGTGTAGGAGGAGCCACCGAGGCTAAGCCAACAGATGGAGAAACAGGCAGCATCTGTCCACCTGGGGCATACTGCG TTGAGGGCTCGGGGGAGCCGGATTTGTGTCCAAGTGGTACTTTTTCCTCAGTGCCAGGTCTAAGCAGTCGGGCCGGCTGTCAGAAATGCACTGCTGGTTTCTACTGCAAAGGAGCAGGTCTCAAGGCTCCGACTGGACCCTGCAGCCAAG GTTTTTGGTGCCCACCAGGTCAGAGTGTGGCTACGGCTCTGCCGTGTCCTTCAAGCCACTTCTGCTCACAGGGAAGTGCGGCTCCCGTGCCGTGCCCATCAGGAACCTACCAGGACAGAGAACAACAGTCGGCCTGTGCTGTCTGTGAAGCGG GTTACTACTGCGATTTGAGACTTTCCAATGTCTCTATTCTGAGGCCTTGCCCTAAAGGACACTACTGCCCTGCAGGTACAGCCCGGCCCAACCTCTGCCCCATAGGCTCCTTCAACCCGAGAGAGCGCACGCACAGTATTGCAGGCTGTACGCCATGTGCTGCTGGACACTACTGTCCTTTTGTAGGACTTTCAGAGCCggcag GATCTTGTAATGCTGGTTATTGGTGCAGAGGAGGTGCATCCTCTCCCAGCCCTCTGGATGGAGTCTCAGGTTCCTTGTGTTCGCCTGGTCAATACTGCCCCACAG GCACCACAGCACCAATGGCCTGCCCTCAAGGAAGCTGGTCTAACACCTCAGGTCTGCGTAACCGGGAGGACTGCGCACCCTGTTTAGGGGGATTTTACTGCAACTCTGTGGGCCTCACCAAACCCAGTGGACCGTGCGTTGCGGGGTACACCATGCTCTGGAACAAATGTTCCCGTGCCAACGTTGTTGTTTGCAACTTCCCTgtgttccttccttccttccttccttccttttga
- the LOC134127040 gene encoding multiple epidermal growth factor-like domains protein 6: MCPRGTFTPHQGAISVKDCLKCPAGFYCLEGGSDPVPCPPGTFNPSEGQDELTDCRECYAGKACTQVALRAPDVDCMQGFACPPGSSKPNPPANACPPGTLSDRTDLTDRSQCQRCPARYACLRGTGGIQRPPISCFAGHYCPPGTMFPTQFKCPVGTWSRQSGLEAESQCQPCPQGWYCLAGSGAPSGRCNSGHHCPEGTAYGTQFPCPAGTYSIKMGNRYREDCLICPKGSYCQKGTSKPSPCPPASFRHLKGGRRLEDCSTCPAGYFCPHSATVNPRVCGAGSYSDEGSVECSPCLPGHYCSNETTSEEAMLRVMVCPPGLLCSQGLARDPQRSATLCPRGFYCPGGGIDPNPIPCPNGTYSDAAGLREAIECVQCPEGKYCYSQQPHEQPITSPTAVCPHGHYCPQGTGYPHTFPCQAGQYRNNTLGHSGEVCVLCPARHYCDRLGTHRPSVCPQGFYCPEGTSAPEPCPKGTYSSRSLLSDGAECSPCGGGQYCSTVGLSQPSGSCKERYYCREGAKSPTPADGPTGGLCPAGSYCPLGSSSPFPCPPGTFSNSTGLSRPEQCVSCPPGFYCLGSNNTSPSGPCFPGFYCTGGSASPTQNEAEEGFYALEGAARPQACPLGTFQPRQGAQSCVECQGGRLCNQTGLSQPTQCPTGHYCPPGSSVARPCPAGSYSDRPGGDAVQYCRPCEAGWFCSRAGLSEPQGLCNSGHYCTSGASTASPVAMASAAVCPAGFVCPQGTRYPEQHPCPVGTWSSSVGAQNLSSCRLCPPGFYCNRTGLSQPSGTCNAGHYCSGGAVSSAPSDGVTGDICPVGHFCPTGSTSPVLCPDGTYSNTRGSGECDDCLSGTYCLSGEGVQPCPAGHYCLGGSVAGILPCPPGTYSPQFGLSHVEQCLICPAGFYCEDWGLFEPTGPCQAGYYCIAGVNFQNPDGNFSTGVGGACPKGMFCPEGTSLPLPCPPGTYSYSLHLTDASGCSPCPPGHFCATSGLTHPSGLCKAGFYCPGGDTTATGSEGGLCPPAHYCPEGSASSVPCPAGAYTNLTGQTVCSHCPAGYYCPEKTGNFTKFPCPPGFYCPEGSRHATQFPCPRGYYNPEPMTQSLDSCLPCPPGHYCEKERLSKVSGKCKAGWFCVSAAWTSQPFDLDNYTNANCLCPATSTGGHCQVGFYCPLGSSEPLPCPPGTFCNISDDQSNSVSEE; encoded by the exons ATGTGTCCTCGAGGCACCTTCACCCCTCATCAAGGAGCAATAA GTGTGAAGGACTGTCTTAAATGCCCCGCTGGTTTTTACTGTCTTGAGGGGGGAAGCGACCCTGTCCCCTGTCCACCAGGCACCTTTAACCCCTCAGAGGGTCAGGATGAGTTGACCGATTGCAGAGAGTGTTATGCAGGAAAAGCCTGCACACAGGTAGCTTTGAGAGCACCCGATGTGGACTGCATGCAAGG GTTCGCATGTCCCCCTGGTTCCTCCAAACCTAACCCGCCAGCCAATGCCTGCCCACCAGGGACTCTGAGCGACCGCACCGACCTCACGGACCGCTCACAGTGTCAGCGGTGCCCAGCGCGATATGCCTGCCTTCGGG GAACGGGTGGTATCCAAAGACCACCAATCTCCTGCTTTGCAGGACACTATTGTCCACCTGGAACTATGTTCCCCACCCAGTTCAAGTGCCCTGTGGGGACATGGAGCAGACAGAGTGGACTGGAAGCTGAAAGTCAGTGCCAGCCATGCCCACAGGGCTGGTACTGTCTGGCCGGATCTGGAGCTCCGTCAGGTCGCTGCAATTCTGGACACCACTGTCCCGAAG GGACTGCATACGGCACCCAGTTTCCTTGCCCTGCAGGTACATACAGCATTAAAATGGGCAACAGATACAGAGAAGACTGCCTGATTTGTCCTAAAGGCTCATACTGTCAAAAGGGGACCTCCAAACCTTCACCCTGTCCACC CGCCTCGTTTCGCCATCTGAAAGGAGGTCGGAGGCTGGAGGACTGCTCTACCTGCCCAGCCGGTTATTTCTGTCCCCACTCAGCCACTGTCAACCCCAGAGTGTGTGGAGCTGGCAGCTATTCG GACGAGGGCTCTGTGGAGTGTTCTCCATGCCTTCCGGGCCACTACTGCAGTAATGAGACCACGAGCGAGGAAGCCATGTTGAGGGTCATGGTGTGTCCCCCGGGCCTCCTCTGCTCTCAGGGTTTGGCCCGAGACCCACAGCGCTCAGCGACCCTCTGTCCTCGAGGCTTCTACTGCCCTGGAGGAGGCATT GATCCCAACCCCATTCCTTGCCCCAACGGTACCTACAGTGACGCTGCGGGTCTGCGTGAGGCCATCGAGTGTGTCCAGTGTCCCGAGGGGAAGTACTGTTACTCCCAGCAGCCTCACGAGCAGCCTATTACCAGCCCT ACCGCTGTGTGTCCTCATGGGCACTATTGCCCGCAGGGGACCGGCTACCCACACACCTTCCCCTGTCAGGCCGGCCAGTATAGGAACAACACACTTGGTCACAGTGGAgaggtgtgtgttttatgtcCAGCCAGGCATTACTGCGACAGACTGGGAACTCACAGGCCCTCAGTCTGCCCTCAG GGATTTTATTGTCCGGAGGGCACTTCTGCTCCTGAGCCTTGTCCCAAAGGAACCTACAGCTCTCGTTCGCTTCTCAGTGATGGGGCTGAGTGCTCCCCTTGTGGCGGGGGCCAGTACTGCAGCACCGTGGGACTCTCGCAGCCTTCTGGAAGCTGCAAAGAACGATACTACTGCAGAGAGGGAGCAAAATCACCA ACTCCTGCAGATGGGCCGACGGGAGGTTTGTGTCCAGCGGGAAGTTACTGTCCTTTGGGTTCGTCCTCTCCCTTCCCCTGTCCCCCCGGCACCTTCAGCAACAGCACCGGCCTCAGCAGGCCTGAGCAGTGCGTCAGCTGTCCGCCAGG TTTTTATTGTTTAGGTTCCAACAACACCTCACCTTCGGGTCCTTGTTTTCCTGGTTTTTATTGCACCGGTGGCTCAGCTTCGCCTACTCAGAACGAAGCAGAGGAGGGTTTTTACGCCCTGGAGGGGGCCGCCAGGCCACAAGCCTGTCCTCTTGGGACTTTTCAGCCG CGTCAAGGTGCACAGTCATGTGTGGAGTGTCAGGGTGGCAGACTGTGTAACCAGACGGGCTTGTCCCAGCCTACACAGTGTCCCACGGGACACTACTGTCCTCCAGGGTCCTCTGTAGCGCGACCCTGTCCTGCG GGCTCTTATTCGGACCGGCCTGGTGGCGACGCTGTGCAGTACTGCCGGCCATGTGAGGCTGGTTGGTTCTGCAGCCGAGCCGGTCTCTCTGAACCTCAGGGTCTCTGTAACTCAGGACACTACTGCACCTCAGGAGCCTCCACTGCCTCTCCG GTTGCCATGGCCTCCGCAGCTGTATGTCCAGCAGGTTTTGTCTGTCCACAAGGGACCAGGTACCCCGAGCAGCACCCCTGCCCCGTAGGAACCTGGAGCAGCTCTGTGGGAGCCCAAAACCTTTCCTCCTGCCGGCTCTGCCCTCCAGGGTTCTACTGCAACCGGACTGGACTCAGCCAGCCATCGGGAACCTGCAATGCCG GTCATTACTGTTCGGGAGGGGCGGTGTCGTCAGCGCCCTCAGACGGTGTGACAGGGGACATTTGTCCAGTTGGACACTTTTGTCCCACAGGCTCAACTTCTCCCGTACTCTGCCCTGATGGGACTTACTCCAACACTAGAg GGTCAGGAGAGTGTGATGACTGCCTCTCGGGGACCTACTGTCTGTCCGGAGAAGGTGTCCAGCCTTGTCCAGCGGGACATTACTGTCTTGGTGGCAGTGTTGCGGGTATCCTTCCCTGCCCTCCTGGCACATACAGCCCTCAGTTTGGCCTCAGCCACGTGGAGCAGTGCCTCATATGTCCAGCAG GGTTCTACTGTGAGGACTGGGGTCTCTTTGAACCTACCGGACCCTGCCAAGCCGGTTACTATTGCATAGCAG GTGTGAACTTTCAGAACCCAGATGGTAACTTCAGCACAGGAGTAGGAGGCGCCTGTCCAAAGGGGATGTTCTGTCCTGAGGGCACCAGTCTCCCACTGCCCTGTCCACCAGGAACCTACTCCTACAG TCTTCATCTGACAGACGCCTCTGGCTGTAGTCCATGTCCTCCGGGTCACTTCTGTGCCACTTCAGGTCTCACTCATCCATCTGGACTCTGTAAAGCAGGGTTTTACTGTCCAGGGGGAGACACAACAGCTACAG GCTCTGAAGGAGGTCTTTGCCCACCAGCTCATTACTGCCCCGAGGGTAGTGCAAGCTCAGTGCCCTGCCCAGCTGGAGCCTACACCAACCTCACAGGCCAGACCGTGTGTTCCCACTGCCCAGCTGGCTACTACTGTCCAGAAAAGACTGGCAACTTCACCAAGTTCCCCTGCCCCCCTGGCTTCTACTGCCCAGAGG GTTCAAGGCACGCCACCCAGTTCCCCTGTCCTCGTGGATACTACAACCCAGAGCCCATGACTCAGAGTCTGGACAGCTGCCTGCCCTGTCCACCTGGACACTACTGTGAGAAGGAGAGGCTGAGCAAAGTGTCTGGAAAATGCAAAGCTg GTTGGTTCTGTGTGTCAGCAGCTTGGACCTCCCAGCCATTCGATCTGGACAATTACACAAATGCCAACTGCCTTTGTCCAGCTACATCCACGGGGGGGCACTGCCAAGTGGGCTTTTACTGCCCTTTAGGTAGCTCAGAGCCCCTGCCATGTCCACCTGGAACCTTCTGTAACATCTCAG atGATCAAAGTAATAGTGTATCTGAAGAGTGA